The Phragmites australis chromosome 1, lpPhrAust1.1, whole genome shotgun sequence genomic interval TCATTGTCTCTTGTGTATAGTGGAATGTACCTAGGGTCAGTGACAGGACTTGCTTTTTCCCCCTTACTGATACATAAGTTTGGTTGGCCATCAGTCTTCTATTCATTCGGGTCTCTAGGGGTTGTTTGGTTCACGACATGGGCAAGCAAGGTATTTTGTCTTCAAGTGTTATTTGTACATACGAAATTCGTCCAGTGTTGGGAATATTGTCCTCCAATTTCTTTGCATCATCTCTGAATTTTATGGCACGTTTCTTTTAAGGCATATAGTTCCCCACTTGAGGATCCTGGAATCAGTGCTGCAGAAAAGGAGCTTATTACTAGTCAAAGCACAGCAGGCGAGCCTGTTAAAACAATTCCATGGAGACTAATATTATCAAAACCACCTGTTTGGGCGCTTATAGTTTGTCATTTTTGCCATAACTGGGGAACTTTCATTTTGCTCACATGGATGCCTACATACTACAACCAGGTTATACTAAATATCAGATTTTCCATCTGAGGATCCTGAATTTTTACCATTTGTATATTAAAAGTTTCTTTGAAATAGGTTCTGAAATTCAACCTCATGGAATCCGGACTTATTTGTGTTCTTCCCTGGTTCACGATGGCAGTCTCTGCAAATGTTGGTGGTTGGATCGCAGACACACTTGTCAGTAGAGGTGTATCTGTGACAACGGTTCGAAAGGTAAAGCATTACCTTGGCTTCAACTTACTAAAATTGGGAGCCAACTTTTTTGCACAAATCCTGAATTTTACTCTTTCCACAAGGAGCTATCGAATTGAAACTGTGTGATGAAAAAAGTAATAATCACTGTACATTAGCGAAGACTATAGTCAAGTTGTATGAGGGCATATAAATCAGTAGATTGCGGGGAACTGTGAAGTTAACCTTTTTTAGTATGCATCCAGTGGACGGacaaattttcttttccattgcTTCTAATGTGTTTTCACCTCTTTCAGATCATGCAATCAATCGGATTCTTGGGACCAGCATTTTTTCTAACTCAACTAAGCCATGTCAACTCACCCGCCATGGCTGTGTTGTGCATGGCTTGTAGCCAGGTGATTGTCCATCTTGCTTCTTTTCTGTTGTTTTTTTTCAAGTTTTATAATTACATGCTAAGTATAATATGTTGATTGTGTTCCGCTTTTCCATTCTCAGGGAACTGACGCATTCTCGCAATCTGGTCTATACTCAAACCATCAAGATATCGGCCCTCGATACGCTGTAATCTCTTCAACTCTTCCTCCATGTTTTATAGCACAACCTTTAATTACACAAGGAAGTCATAGCCTTATTTTATTTCAATGCACGAAGTTCTGAAACCTAGAATATAAGCGAATCCATGACGTGCTAAATGGTGGTTGCCTTCTCCCGTCTCTCAGGGTGTACTACTTGGTCTTTCCAACACGGCCGGGGTTTTAGCAGGTGTATTTGGCACAGCAGCAACAGGATACATCTTGCAGCATGGTTTGGCCTAATCTCACTATCTTGCATTGCATACTAGCAATCCGTTTTAAAGCCCAGCTTGCTTGATGAATGTCACCCCCTAAAAAAATGCAGGTTCTTGGGATAACGTCTTCGAGGTATCAGTAGTGCTCTATCTGGTTGGGACTTTGGTATGGAATTTATTCTCAACCggtgagaagattcttgattgAAGTGTGTACATAGCGTGCTTACAGTTCAAGGTGATAAATCCATCCCGGTTCGACAACTTACCCCATGGATACAGTTCAAGATAACAAATGTGTCGTTTTGCAACTCAACTCTTGGAAGAGAGGCAACAGCAGATTGAAAGCTCTAATACATGAGATTCCCAACACAAGAAGCATCAAACTCCGTTCAATCCAGGATGTTACTTGGTTGCACTGGTGCCCCGGTAACAAGACACTTGTGGAAATTTGCAAAATGAAGCATGGGTGAGTTGAGCAATGCACGTCTTGCTGTACATGCTACTGTATATTGTGTTGAGCATTAGGATCCTTTACAGCATAGCAGATGAATTCAGCATTCATCATACACCCTGGtatatttttttacttgttATTCTTTTTCTCTGGAATTGCTTGTTTCTGTAACAGCTCAACGTAGATCAAAATAAGAAAACTGGGGAAGGGGATACTACTAACGCGCTCAACATTTGATGAATGATTATGTATTTACCATTTCAGTTTTGACCACAGCGAAGTGTTATCAATACTCAATACTTTGTATGATACAACTTCCTCAAAATGGAAGTGTAGTTTCCTCTGAAATGTTTGCCCTGGGAAGTGCTGCATCGAAGAGGATTTGAGACACTGTTTTGAATGCACAATTCATACACGTTAAGTTGAGCAAAACAAGTTGTCAAGATGTTGTGAAGCTTGTTGATTGCCTAGCTTAAGTTTGCATAGCGTTAATTACTCAAAGAAATATATTGCCATAGTGCTAACACTGCTACAAACGCGGCTAATCTGCGTCTGTAGTATTCGTGAAAAGGCCCAGGCGCAAGCCCAGCAGAAACTACAGAGCCCAGCCTACCATGTTACTCACGCTGCAGCAAGCCCAAGCCCAAACGGCATCTGAACAGAACAACAAGCAGTACGAGGTAAACTCATCCAAAAAAAGCATTACAAGACCAAAGCAGAAAATTATCAAATGATACGACGACCACTGGTGAGGGAAAATGGCAATAAATATTAACGGCTCCAGTTCATCGAGCAACCATACAGTACGTGACATTGTCAGTTCAGTGGCCCATCAGTCCAAGAGGGTCTTAACCGAACGCTACAAACATTTCGCAAATACTATCTACACTGCGTGAGCTGCCACCTTGTGTTCTACTTGCAGGCACGCTACAGGCTACCAGACATACTTTTCCACCAGGTGCCCCAACAAAGTTAATCCGCTGACATCTATATCGCGCAAGCGACGTGAGAAGCCTGGCACTTTCAGCAGTTCGTGTCATACATTGCGAGCCCTTGCAACTCCGGGCCTTCCAATCTTGGATTATTGTCGAAGCTGCAGGGAGACAAGATTGGCTTAGAAACAACACGGTCAGGACAAATGAGTGGTTCGTATTCACATTCCAGCTATCTCAAGTGACAGCAGTCATCCTTgggaaattgaaaagaaataatCACTTTGCAAATCATTTAATGCGTCACTTAATCCTCATTCGGCATACAAATGAATCAAATAGATAATAGCTGTAGATCTAAGTCAGATACTGCGGCACGGATGGTATAATTCATAGAAGATAATGGTAGCTTTGAGTATACCACTTTTATCTGACATGCAAGAATATATGAGTAAGAATGTAAGATAACAACCAAAGCAGTATTGGTACAAAAGATATCTGTAAATTTCAAATCAGACAAAAACTTTAGTTGAGATTCCACATAAATCAATTTGATAGCTTGAAGTGGTAATGGTTTTTAGCTGATGGAATAGCATGGCTAATGGCCCTTGTCCTCTTATATATGCAGAACATTAGATAAGGAAAGAAGCAAGTAAATCAGTGCATTTAATAGATGAATTGACAAGGAGTCTGTAGATCATACTTGCTCAAGGGTATGTGCTCAAAAGGCCCACTAGTTGGGATTGTGCCACAAAGATCATTGTTTGAGGCATCTCTGGAAGCATGCACGCACAAGATCAAGTATTGTCATTCACAtgtacagaaaaaaaaacatgtaattCAGCAAATTCATAACTGGAAGCTGAACACTTACATCACTTTGAGGCTAGAGATTTTTGTCAGTTCCCTTGGAATTGGACCACTCAAACGGTTGTCATTAAGTCGCCTATAAAATCATAAAAAGGTGAGAAAATATATGGGTTGACAAATATGATATCTAGTGCCATAGACTGTAAAGAATACTAAAGAAGTGATGTTTGCATATTATATATTTAAAGGAAAACAGTGCAGATGCAAACTTGGCTGCGTACTTGTGTTAGAACTAATGTATGGGTACTCACAGGAATACTAAGGATTTCAGCTTGCCAAGTTCTTTCGGTATGGTCCCTGTGATGTTGTTGTTATACAGGTCCAAGCTGATAAGGCTCTTCAGATTCCCAAGCTCAGCTGGGATAGCGCCCTGAACATTATTTTTGTAGAGTTCTCTGCAACAATTTAGGAATATGCCAGAGCACTAATATGAATGCAAAGTTCAATCACCGGTGAATTCTAAAACACAGTTGAAAGTTAAATAGATGATCAATGCAGTTATTGAGAGTATTAGATGACCAAAGCATATACTATAAAACAAAATGAAACTATTTGTGTATCATAATGCAACGTCGTCGAAAGACTTAATGATAAAAGATCAGATGACAATAAATGTGAACAAACAGCTCACTGGGAAAACTACTGAAATATCTGGTTTATCTCTGGTTTCCACCAATGAGATTGATCATGCCAGTATCCTAGCCAACTAAGTTGCAGAAGAAATGAATAAAGGGACCTATGGGAGGAAGTTTTTGGTGCTACTTTTGTTAGCATTgcatatatgttgatgatacgGTGTGGCCATGTGGCCATGTCGGTGTTCTCAGCAGCGAGACTAGGGCAGTATGGGTGAGTGGATTGGAGCGAAGGGGATAGCGAAACAGTAGCTGCGGTCTGCCGCTCTCGTCGCCAGACTGCAGCTCTTCCGCAGCCACGGCAGGAGACTCTGGCATAACCAATTTAGGAGGAGTTTATTTCTTGCTTGCCTCTCAAACTAACGGCAACTACAGCCTTTACAGATCAGGCCTGGTACATGATAAGGAAGGAGTAACAAATCTCCCAACTGAAAAGGAAACTAATTGATTTATTTCCTAACAAACGAAATCTCCTCCAATCCTTTTTCTTTGCGGCCAAGTTTAGCCACTATAATGCGCCGACGTTCCTTTGGCGCGGCGCCTGTAGACACGTCCAACAAATGTGTCGACAACAGTTGCAATACATCTGCCATTTTGCCAGCTTTTAGATTTGGTTTATTTTCTCTGTAAATGAAATGTCAGCATCATTTCTCCTGCTCGCTCAAAATTAAGAGCTCCAGTGGTTTTCTACTGTCCCTTTATAAAGGAAAGTACAATACTGGAATATGATGTAAGAAGACAACTGGTAATTCAGTATCCTATGTAATCCCACCTACCATAGATAAGGA includes:
- the LOC133910218 gene encoding probable anion transporter 1, chloroplastic; the protein is MLLHLLPLSSCLSFPAPPFRSSAGAGAGAGLRLRAGGRARRRALRETDLQPETPPRGRRGREEHAAGSGKDDGALLESVKRLLLADEAEGDAAESEEQGQFPKRWAIVFLCFSAFLLCNMDRVNMSIAILPMSAEFGWNPQTVGLIQSSFFWGYLLTQIAGGIWADTVGGKTVLGFGVIWWSIATALTPVAAKLGLPFLLVVRAFMGIGEGVAMPAMNNILSKWVPVSERSRSLSLVYSGMYLGSVTGLAFSPLLIHKFGWPSVFYSFGSLGVVWFTTWASKAYSSPLEDPGISAAEKELITSQSTAGEPVKTIPWRLILSKPPVWALIVCHFCHNWGTFILLTWMPTYYNQVLKFNLMESGLICVLPWFTMAVSANVGGWIADTLVSRGVSVTTVRKIMQSIGFLGPAFFLTQLSHVNSPAMAVLCMACSQGTDAFSQSGLYSNHQDIGPRYAGVLLGLSNTAGVLAGVFGTAATGYILQHGSWDNVFEVSVVLYLVGTLVWNLFSTGEKILD
- the LOC133910228 gene encoding leucine-rich repeat protein 1-like, which encodes MAWAAAAAAAALVVAAALLSPASVASASNSEGDALYALRRALADPRGVLQSWDPTLVNPCTWFHVTCNRDNRVTRVDLGNSNLSGRLVPELGHLEHLQYLELYKNNVQGAIPAELGNLKSLISLDLYNNNITGTIPKELGKLKSLVFLRLNDNRLSGPIPRELTKISSLKVIDASNNDLCGTIPTSGPFEHIPLSNFDNNPRLEGPELQGLAMYDTNC